In Leptospira harrisiae, a genomic segment contains:
- the cysD gene encoding sulfate adenylyltransferase subunit CysD: MTDLHRLSHLDQLESEAIYILREVAAQFERPALLFSGGKDSICLVHLALKAFRPGKFPFPLVHIDTGHNFDEALKFRDDLAERTGEKLIVRYVQDSIDQGKAVEEKGKFPSRNAIQAVTLLDTIAEFKFDACIGGARRDEEKARAKERIFSVRDEFGSWDPKLQRPELWNIYNGKIHVGENVRVFPISNWTELDVWEYIRKEKIELPSLYFSHQREIVWREDLVFPVSKFISLDNTDKVETRTVRFRTVGDMTCTAAVESEANSIDDIIREIQISRTTERGSRLDDKRSEAAMEDRKKGGYF; encoded by the coding sequence ATGACCGATTTACATCGACTTTCACACCTAGACCAACTAGAGTCGGAAGCCATTTATATTCTAAGAGAAGTAGCAGCCCAATTTGAAAGACCTGCACTTTTATTTTCTGGAGGCAAGGACTCCATTTGTCTCGTACATCTTGCACTCAAAGCTTTTCGACCAGGTAAATTTCCTTTTCCTTTAGTTCATATTGATACAGGGCATAACTTTGATGAGGCGCTTAAATTTAGAGACGACCTTGCCGAACGAACTGGCGAAAAACTAATTGTTCGTTATGTACAAGACTCTATCGACCAAGGAAAAGCGGTCGAAGAAAAAGGAAAGTTTCCTAGTCGTAATGCCATCCAAGCTGTGACACTTCTTGATACCATTGCTGAATTTAAGTTTGATGCTTGTATTGGTGGGGCTCGTCGAGATGAAGAAAAAGCTCGTGCCAAAGAAAGAATTTTTTCAGTAAGGGATGAATTTGGATCTTGGGATCCCAAACTCCAACGCCCAGAACTATGGAATATTTATAATGGAAAAATCCATGTAGGTGAAAACGTTCGAGTATTCCCAATCAGTAACTGGACAGAACTTGATGTTTGGGAATACATTCGCAAAGAAAAAATCGAACTCCCTTCCCTATATTTTTCACACCAAAGAGAAATTGTATGGCGAGAAGACTTAGTGTTTCCGGTATCAAAGTTCATCTCTTTAGACAATACCGACAAAGTAGAAACTAGAACCGTTCGTTTCCGAACTGTGGGTGATATGACTTGTACTGCGGCTGTAGAATCAGAGGCCAATTCCATCGATGATATCATTCGTGAAATTCAGATTTCTAGAACCACGGAAAGAGGATCTCGTTTGGATGACAAACGTTCTGAAGCCGCGATGGAAGATAGAAAAAAAGGCGGATACTTTTAA
- a CDS encoding phosphoadenylyl-sulfate reductase, which produces MGNLEVLTETYTSLSLEQGLRQLSLDFSGKVVFTTSFGLEDQAITHAILANQIDIRIATLDTGRLFQETYDVWQKTNIRYGAKIEAFYPNEKEIQNFVEENGPNAFYDSQDLRKECCRIRKLVPLDAILKNTEVWVTGLRKDQSGFRTEMSIFESDPQRNLIKYQPLLLWSFEDTWKYIREHNIPYNLLHDKGFPSIGCAPCTRAIEPGEDFRAGRWWWEQESKKECGLHWVDGKLTPKKG; this is translated from the coding sequence ATGGGAAATTTGGAAGTTTTGACAGAAACCTATACCTCCCTCTCCCTGGAACAGGGATTACGACAACTCAGTCTGGACTTCTCCGGAAAAGTTGTTTTCACGACGAGTTTTGGATTGGAAGACCAGGCCATCACTCATGCGATTCTCGCAAACCAAATCGACATTCGGATTGCGACCCTCGATACAGGCCGCCTCTTCCAAGAAACCTATGATGTTTGGCAAAAAACAAACATTCGTTATGGGGCAAAAATTGAAGCCTTTTATCCAAACGAAAAAGAAATTCAAAACTTTGTGGAAGAGAATGGTCCGAATGCCTTCTATGATTCCCAAGATTTACGAAAAGAATGTTGTCGGATTCGTAAACTTGTTCCCCTCGATGCGATTTTAAAAAACACAGAAGTTTGGGTGACAGGACTCCGAAAAGACCAATCCGGATTTCGAACAGAAATGTCTATTTTCGAATCTGATCCTCAAAGAAATTTAATCAAATACCAACCACTACTTTTATGGTCCTTTGAAGATACTTGGAAGTATATCAGAGAACATAACATACCATACAACCTATTACACGATAAAGGTTTTCCAAGCATCGGTTGTGCTCCCTGCACACGTGCCATTGAACCTGGGGAAGACTTTCGTGCCGGAAGATGGTGGTGGGAACAAGAATCTAAAAAAGAGTGCGGCTTACACTGGGTAGACGGCAAACTCACACCGAAAAAAGGATAA
- a CDS encoding sulfate/molybdate ABC transporter ATP-binding protein, which yields MPIEINNVNKTFGSFTALKDVNLTIPDGELVALLGPSGSGKTTLLRIIAGLEEPSSGKVEFVGENLSTSKIQNGEVGFVFQHYALFRHMTIAENIAFGLEVRPKNLRPSKKEIGEKVSKLLTLIQLEKFHNRYPHELSGGQRQRVALARALAIEPKFLLLDEPFGALDAKVRKELRNWLRRLHDEIHITSVFVTHDQEEALEVSDRVVILNHGQLEQVGSPDEVYNKPKSPFVFHFLGDVNLFHGRIEEGKTKIGNLALDSTEHQDVKESVAVAYVRPYDVEIVRESDQGIAAEIQYIHSTGRNVRVELKRVDTGTLIESVLEQETYRLLNLLPGETVYLRIKKAKVYVEDFSI from the coding sequence ATGCCGATTGAAATAAATAATGTAAATAAAACCTTTGGGTCGTTCACCGCTCTAAAAGATGTCAATCTTACGATCCCTGATGGAGAACTCGTAGCCTTACTTGGTCCCTCTGGATCAGGAAAAACCACCTTACTTCGAATCATCGCAGGTCTCGAAGAACCATCTTCGGGAAAGGTGGAATTTGTAGGAGAAAACCTCTCCACTTCCAAAATCCAAAATGGAGAAGTGGGATTTGTTTTCCAACATTATGCCCTCTTTCGCCACATGACCATTGCTGAAAATATAGCCTTTGGTTTGGAAGTCAGACCAAAAAACCTGCGACCTTCGAAAAAAGAAATTGGGGAAAAAGTTTCGAAACTGCTCACCCTCATCCAATTAGAAAAATTCCATAACCGTTACCCTCACGAATTGTCTGGGGGCCAACGCCAACGAGTGGCCCTTGCCCGTGCCCTTGCGATTGAACCAAAATTTTTATTACTCGATGAACCTTTCGGTGCACTCGATGCCAAAGTGAGAAAGGAATTAAGAAACTGGTTACGAAGACTCCATGACGAAATCCACATAACAAGTGTTTTTGTAACTCATGACCAAGAAGAGGCTCTCGAAGTCAGTGACCGTGTTGTCATCCTCAACCATGGCCAACTAGAACAAGTGGGAAGTCCTGACGAAGTGTACAACAAACCCAAGTCTCCTTTTGTTTTTCATTTTCTCGGCGATGTGAATCTATTTCACGGAAGGATCGAAGAAGGAAAAACAAAAATTGGAAATTTGGCCTTAGATAGCACGGAACACCAAGATGTAAAAGAATCGGTGGCCGTGGCCTATGTTCGCCCTTATGATGTGGAAATTGTCAGAGAGTCTGACCAAGGGATCGCCGCCGAAATCCAATACATCCATTCCACGGGAAGGAATGTGCGAGTGGAACTGAAACGTGTGGACACGGGGACACTCATCGAATCAGTTCTCGAACAGGAAACCTACCGTCTTTTGAACCTTTTGCCTGGCGAGACGGTCTACCTAAGGATTAAAAAAGCAAAAGTATACGTAGAAGACTTCTCTATCTAG
- the cysW gene encoding sulfate ABC transporter permease subunit CysW, whose translation MKIKILPIFLVFLAYLFAGIILLLPIYTVFSEAFSEGYTKYIESITGEYALYAIGLTIKVSVVSVILNTIFGVTAAFTITRFQFPGKNILVTIIDSPFAVSPVVSGLIFLLLFGRQGYFGDFLSTHGIKIVFNTPGLILATVFITFPFVARELVPLMQSQGREEEEAGMLLGANFFQLLRRVILPNIKWGLLYGIILCNARAMGEFGAVSVLSGHIRGKTTTLPLHIEMLYNEFDSVGAFSCATLLVFLSLLTLIFKLILEKRTASKKNAD comes from the coding sequence ATGAAAATTAAAATTCTGCCCATTTTCCTTGTGTTTTTGGCATATTTGTTTGCTGGGATCATTTTGTTATTACCTATTTACACTGTATTTTCCGAAGCATTTTCCGAAGGATATACAAAGTATATCGAATCCATTACCGGCGAATATGCACTGTATGCCATTGGACTCACTATTAAAGTATCAGTTGTCTCTGTCATACTCAATACAATCTTTGGAGTGACCGCAGCTTTTACCATCACAAGGTTTCAATTCCCTGGCAAAAATATTTTAGTCACCATCATTGATTCTCCGTTTGCTGTCTCTCCTGTTGTTTCCGGTCTTATCTTTTTATTGTTATTCGGAAGGCAAGGTTACTTTGGTGATTTTCTTTCCACACATGGGATCAAAATAGTTTTTAATACACCGGGCCTCATCCTTGCAACTGTATTCATTACTTTCCCTTTTGTCGCCCGGGAACTTGTTCCTTTAATGCAAAGCCAAGGAAGAGAAGAAGAGGAAGCTGGTATGTTACTTGGTGCTAATTTTTTTCAGCTTCTGCGCCGAGTCATTCTCCCTAATATCAAATGGGGGTTGTTATACGGAATCATTCTTTGTAATGCGAGGGCCATGGGCGAGTTTGGTGCCGTATCTGTTCTTAGTGGGCATATACGCGGAAAAACAACCACCCTTCCACTTCATATAGAAATGTTATACAATGAATTTGATTCCGTAGGTGCCTTTTCCTGCGCCACCTTACTAGTGTTCCTCTCTCTACTCACTCTCATCTTTAAATTGATTTTGGAAAAACGAACTGCGAGCAAGAAAAATGCCGATTGA
- the cysT gene encoding sulfate ABC transporter permease subunit CysT, translating into MLIETRPYKKLHFGISLGLTVFYSSAVVVIPLLGLFFHSLGIGVSGILEVFADERIRSALFLSFSVGFISAFINLFVGFLFAWVLVRYNFPFKKLLDTLIDLPFTLPTAVAGIALTTIYSQNGIIGSYFEHWGIKIAYTPIGIVIALVFIGFPFVVRTVQPVIEELPKELEESARCLGATPFQTFYKVLLPELWPSLLAGTGMAFARSIGEYGSVVFISGNIPGKTEILPLLIVTKLEQYEYEKATSIALVMLLTSFVFMFLINLLQERASKKLS; encoded by the coding sequence ATGCTTATAGAAACCCGGCCGTATAAAAAACTACATTTTGGAATCAGTTTAGGACTGACTGTCTTTTATTCGTCCGCGGTTGTTGTCATTCCACTTCTAGGACTTTTTTTCCATTCCCTTGGGATTGGAGTTTCAGGGATCTTAGAAGTGTTTGCCGATGAAAGAATTCGTTCCGCACTATTTTTAAGTTTCAGTGTGGGTTTTATTTCTGCCTTCATCAATCTCTTCGTTGGATTTTTATTCGCTTGGGTTCTTGTTCGTTACAACTTTCCTTTTAAAAAATTACTCGATACCTTAATCGACTTACCATTCACCCTACCCACTGCAGTGGCAGGAATAGCTCTCACCACAATTTATTCTCAAAATGGAATCATTGGATCCTACTTTGAACACTGGGGAATCAAAATTGCCTACACTCCGATTGGAATTGTGATCGCACTTGTTTTTATTGGATTTCCTTTTGTCGTACGAACTGTACAACCTGTGATTGAAGAATTACCAAAGGAACTGGAAGAAAGTGCCCGTTGTCTTGGTGCGACACCCTTCCAAACTTTTTATAAAGTTTTACTTCCCGAACTTTGGCCTTCCCTACTTGCCGGAACAGGAATGGCTTTTGCAAGAAGTATTGGTGAATATGGATCTGTTGTTTTTATTTCCGGTAACATCCCCGGAAAAACAGAGATCCTTCCCCTTCTCATTGTCACCAAACTAGAACAGTACGAATACGAAAAAGCAACTTCCATTGCACTTGTGATGTTACTCACTTCTTTTGTTTTTATGTTCCTAATCAATTTACTTCAAGAACGGGCATCCAAAAAGTTATCATGA
- a CDS encoding sulfate ABC transporter substrate-binding protein, which produces MKKYTRISNLKSTISAILCILLSVMSFASLASEGTFLHVSFDPTRELYEEINKAFLKEWKSKKGTEFAIQQSHGGSGKQARAVIDGLDADVVSLALSYDIDSISTKSGLIDANWQKKLPNNSVPYYSTIVFLVRKSNPKKIKDWDDIVKPGVSIITPNPKTSGGARWNYLSAYGFAKRKYKSDEKATEFVKALFKNTSVLDTGARGSTTTFVQRGIGDVLITWENEAKLSLDEEKRSGKNTLEVVYPSESIKAETPVAVVTKTATEKGNLEKATSYLEFLYTKEGQSIIAKHFFRPTDKAVAKSSAKEFPNIKLFSLSDLGETWESAQKKHFADAGVFDAIYKTP; this is translated from the coding sequence ATGAAAAAGTATACCCGTATTTCGAACCTAAAATCAACAATTTCTGCCATATTGTGCATTTTATTGAGTGTGATGAGCTTCGCCTCACTCGCAAGTGAAGGCACTTTCCTCCATGTGTCCTTTGACCCTACAAGAGAATTGTATGAGGAAATTAACAAAGCTTTCTTAAAAGAATGGAAATCCAAAAAAGGAACTGAGTTTGCCATCCAACAATCCCACGGCGGATCCGGGAAACAAGCGCGAGCCGTAATAGATGGACTAGATGCTGACGTAGTAAGCCTTGCTCTATCTTACGACATTGATAGCATCTCCACCAAATCAGGGTTAATCGATGCAAATTGGCAAAAAAAACTCCCAAACAATAGTGTTCCTTACTATTCAACGATTGTATTTTTAGTGCGTAAATCCAATCCGAAAAAAATCAAAGATTGGGATGACATTGTAAAACCAGGAGTTTCTATCATCACTCCTAATCCAAAAACCAGTGGGGGAGCTCGTTGGAATTATTTGTCAGCTTATGGATTTGCAAAACGTAAATATAAATCTGATGAAAAAGCTACAGAGTTTGTCAAAGCACTTTTCAAAAATACATCCGTTCTTGATACAGGCGCTCGCGGGTCCACAACTACTTTTGTCCAAAGAGGAATAGGTGATGTACTCATCACTTGGGAAAACGAAGCCAAACTATCTTTAGATGAAGAAAAAAGATCAGGAAAAAACACATTAGAAGTTGTGTATCCATCTGAATCCATCAAAGCAGAAACTCCTGTTGCTGTTGTTACAAAAACTGCTACAGAAAAAGGCAATTTGGAAAAGGCAACTTCCTACCTAGAGTTCCTTTATACAAAAGAAGGACAATCCATCATCGCAAAACATTTTTTTAGACCGACTGATAAGGCAGTGGCAAAATCTTCTGCAAAAGAATTTCCCAACATTAAATTATTTTCCCTATCCGATTTAGGCGAAACTTGGGAATCTGCTCAGAAAAAACATTTTGCAGATGCAGGTGTCTTTGATGCCATCTACAAAACCCCTTAA
- a CDS encoding flagellar hook-length control protein FliK: MNVKAPNQNVIQFPQVDGKSSKPNGTENHSMMAVRESFGEILEREFQVHSETKHSGSEYKTIGREKEESNLPSDVSKQEEISKQGLNNPSSTTSETNALKDSAPSDETDDSEEEEDLDRDALEYSLDLVATHGDWDRALISANQLNDMSVKEKTVLLSLQKSAEKTTAYSPKEGTAFVDEAKKLAMNYFQTEKGSKPNESTSSQSKINLEKDSNLVLFPKAEKKASETKKGNEKLESIVAKKESAHSGSVVSDLVFAKGKEIKVEGTELPTEHSVRKTDGKIKSNKQTKNGSESGEVSSEQEKSNQSLNSDKMIRSLGIKDKEFQKQDLKSQIPSEKQKQTEASVILNIQNSSSAKSGEEGSRSFEDKGQKQSFQFTSLESKSTQKTEDIRSAEKTAKPKETGLKQNIDELIKQARFDIVQNGKSSAEIVMNPKEYGRLTLKVTVDGDKVEGRILVESEELQKSLQNEIQSIKENLKDAGLDLQALIIDLWDDGSGLTDRKEQNELYQTMVDAARFRNTDNNLGLEESSDLLGSPIFEEPKTLEFFA, from the coding sequence ATGAACGTAAAAGCCCCGAACCAAAACGTAATCCAATTCCCCCAAGTAGACGGGAAGTCTTCCAAACCGAATGGAACAGAAAATCATTCGATGATGGCAGTTCGGGAAAGTTTTGGGGAAATTTTGGAACGAGAGTTTCAAGTGCATTCTGAAACGAAACACTCTGGCTCTGAATACAAGACTATAGGAAGAGAAAAAGAAGAAAGTAATTTGCCTTCAGATGTTTCTAAGCAAGAAGAAATCTCCAAACAAGGATTAAATAACCCTTCCTCTACTACTTCTGAGACTAACGCTCTAAAAGACTCGGCTCCTTCCGATGAAACTGATGATTCCGAAGAAGAAGAGGATTTGGATCGAGATGCTCTAGAGTATAGCCTTGATCTTGTGGCAACTCATGGGGATTGGGATAGGGCGCTGATTTCTGCAAACCAACTGAATGATATGAGTGTTAAGGAAAAAACAGTTTTACTTTCCTTACAAAAGTCTGCGGAAAAAACCACTGCTTACTCTCCTAAAGAAGGGACTGCCTTTGTGGATGAAGCAAAAAAGTTGGCGATGAATTATTTCCAAACAGAAAAAGGTTCCAAACCAAATGAATCTACTTCTTCCCAATCAAAAATCAATTTAGAAAAAGATTCTAATTTAGTTCTTTTTCCAAAGGCAGAAAAAAAGGCCTCAGAAACTAAAAAAGGAAATGAAAAACTCGAATCAATAGTTGCCAAAAAAGAATCCGCACATTCTGGTTCTGTGGTTTCTGATTTGGTATTTGCCAAAGGAAAAGAAATAAAAGTGGAAGGGACAGAACTCCCCACCGAACATTCTGTTCGAAAAACTGATGGAAAAATAAAATCAAACAAACAAACTAAAAATGGATCGGAATCGGGAGAGGTTTCGTCCGAACAAGAAAAATCCAACCAAAGTTTAAACTCAGATAAAATGATTCGTTCCCTTGGAATCAAAGATAAAGAATTTCAAAAACAAGATTTGAAATCACAAATTCCATCTGAAAAACAAAAACAGACAGAGGCTTCGGTCATTCTTAACATTCAAAATTCTTCTTCTGCAAAATCGGGAGAAGAGGGCAGCCGATCGTTTGAAGATAAAGGCCAGAAACAAAGTTTTCAATTTACTTCTTTAGAATCTAAATCTACGCAAAAAACTGAAGACATTCGTTCTGCAGAAAAAACCGCAAAACCAAAAGAAACAGGTCTCAAACAAAATATTGACGAACTCATCAAACAAGCGCGGTTTGATATTGTCCAAAATGGAAAGTCCAGTGCTGAGATCGTAATGAATCCTAAAGAATACGGTAGGCTTACTTTAAAAGTCACTGTGGATGGGGATAAAGTAGAAGGACGAATCCTTGTAGAATCGGAAGAACTTCAAAAATCCCTTCAAAACGAAATCCAATCCATCAAAGAAAACTTAAAAGACGCAGGTCTCGACTTACAAGCGCTCATCATTGATTTATGGGATGATGGAAGTGGTCTAACCGACCGCAAAGAACAAAATGAACTCTACCAAACCATGGTGGATGCGGCCCGGTTTCGTAATACAGATAACAATTTAGGTTTAGAAGAATCATCAGACTTACTTGGTTCTCCCATTTTCGAAGAACCCAAAACATTGGAATTTTTCGCCTAA